The Chiloscyllium punctatum isolate Juve2018m chromosome 27, sChiPun1.3, whole genome shotgun sequence DNA segment cacactcatagaatctctacagtgtaacccacccagacccattctcccatCCTATTAGTctgcatttactcctgactaatacacctaactgacacatccttgaacactctgggcaatttagcatggccaattcacctaacccgtaCATCTTTTGTCTGTGGGAGAAATCCGGCGCACACggaggaaacctgtgcagacaatggggagaatgtgcaaactccacacagtcgcccaagactggaatcaaacctgggtccctggcgctgtgaggtagcagtgctaaccactgagccaccatgccactccttactctgtgtgaaaatgttgcttgTCAAGTCccacctttctcctctcactttaactctatgccctctcattttggagtcccctatcctggagaaaagaccttggctattcaccttatctatgtctctcatgattttataaacctcaaaagtTTATCCCTTAGCCTCCTCTGCTAAAGGAAAAAAGTTGCAGCTAAACAGCCTTTTATTATTTCAAACCTTCCAATCTTACCACATTTTTGAAAATTTATTGTTATTTTTGTGGTACAAACTCAGGACAATTGCATGTACAGTACTATTATTCAAACAGAAACTTAAGCTATGTGCTGATCTGCCCACATTCTAGCACTAAGCCTCACTGAAGTTCACTGAAATCTACTTGTTTGAGGCCAGCAGACATGGAGCAATGATTCCAGGAACCAATGCTTCCATCATATTGAGGCTCACACAGAACTAAGTTCTGAATCTTCATGTACTCTGAAgatgtgctgagactgggagctGTTTAAGGCTGAAGAGGGACAGGAATTTCGTCAGGTTTCTAGTACTGGAAAGCTTTGTAGAGGATGGGATAttgttctgcagtttttctccatggacattccttttgtttctgacagcttgaggaacagagagatcccaAGGATACCCAGAATTCCTTTGTTTTTCATTATGTTTATGGAATAAGAGGCGAGGATGGAGGAAGAAGATTGAGACAGCTTCTGAGCAATGTATTTCCTTCCTCTTAAATAATTTACAGACTTAATGCAGATATGAGTAAGGAACACTGTGAAATGAGTAACCTTCAAAAAGCAGACAGTAAAAGAACGACAAAAGGTGCTGATTGAAGACCTGCAGCCAAAATTAGGTGGCCCAGGTGGCTGTCTGTAGCTGAGAAAATGATAACTCAACTTTTGAGTTGTCTCAACTCAGTCACATTTGGCAACCAGAGGATCAGTGTAATGTCACTTAATTTggcatcaacatggctttgtaagtTCCCACTGCCAGTGACAAACCCGTGAGCTTTCATATCTTCCAACGTCAAAATCATGTACAACAGTATGCAAAAGAATTCTCCACGGGAGACATGCATGAAGTTGCCATGATGAATGAATTAATTGCCATTGTTGTTCAACAATAATGTCAATAATAGCTTTGAGGGATATTGTCTAACCTTTGCTGCCATGGTTAATGACCTCACTAAGAGGTATCGGAATAATGAGGATCAATATACCAAGGTCTGCACTTTTACCGGAATGGTCACTGAGAGGACCACTAGGTCTCAGAGCAGTAGGTCCAGCATGCTCCAGCTTGTACGCTCCATATACTTAAAACACAGCAATCTAAAACATTAGACTTGGACATTGACAGCCACATGCCTGGGAAGTTAGGCTTGGTTGTTCTGGAGGCAGAGCATTATGGAGGAGAGAATCTGACTGACCTTCACTATAAGGACTCCTCAATGATCACACAAACTGAGTTTTCATCCTCTCATTGGAGGATAGCACCATTGCCGCAACCTCAAGACCACCTCCATACTCCTCTCCATCTTCAGACAAGTGGTAAATTCATCGCTCTGGTACACATCCTTGATCATCGCATCATTGTTTGCTCCACATGACCATCATATCTTATTTGATTGAATATCTCAGCACAAAGAAAGTGCACAATCTCTTTTATTACAAGCAACCTATACATTAAATAGGTCATCCTACTTCCTTTTCATGCATAGTTTTCCCAGAGTAGTTAAACGGGCCTTTCTGTCTCCTATTCGACTGTTTCTCCTCGGTGCAACCTGAGTATCACACGAGGGTATTGGCAGTTCCTGTGCTGCAAAAGGCTCATGGGACTGAGGTGGCCCACCGCCTAGGGCAGCTTGTTCCTGACAGGGAGCTGCCACTGGCTGTATCTTGTGGGCTTCTGTATGGGCAGTCTGGTATTGCTTCCTAAATTCTGCTGACTTGATGCTATGAGAGGATAGGTCAGAGGTCTGCCACATGTGACTGTCTTGAGAACCAGCTGTTCCAGGTAGGTTACCTTCAAACATTGGCATTGCACTAGGTCCTTTATTTGCATTCCCATTGACCAATGGAATGGTTGGTTTAATGGCAGCTATAAGATCCTGAAAGCCGTGAGACACAGCAGCTTGGATCCCAGCTCCAAGAGTTTGAAAACCAACATGTAAGGTGCTGTCTATTCTCTCCCCAATTACTGCCAATGCAGCATTTTGCACATctgagggggtgggggcatgGACTGGTTCCTGTGCATTTCTGAAGTGGGGGCGTGCTGCAGATTCTAATGAAGCTGCCACGTGTTCCATTGATGCCTGCAGTGAAGTGAAAGCTTCTTTGATGCTGTTGCAAATGAGGGCTGTAGACTCCAAAGTCACAGCTGTCAGATGCTGCACATCTTCAAAGACTGATCGCAGAGCCTGCACATATGTATGATGCTCACTGTACATCCTTCTCTTCGGGCGAGTACCCATGAAATCAGATTCCCAGGGCTCTGAGTTTAGGGGCATTCttctccttggcctcctctgggGAAGTGGCATGTCCTCACCCATTCCCCACTCATCCGATTCCCTGACACCTTGGGAATCACCTCGTGCCACTTCCTCACTAACACCGTCTACCCGTGCCCTGGTGACCATATCAGAGCTGGACTGAGGGAGTGAGAAGGCCAGGGATGCAGGGGGTGAAATTGAGGGTATGGGGACAGTGGAAAATGGAGCTGCATCAAGCTGCAGGGACTCACGATCTGGCTTGTTCTCATCATCCACTTCCTCATCATCATAATTAATGAGGAAGCATAGCTTCTCCTcttcttcatcatcatcatcgtcgtCGTCATCATCCTCTAACCCCCACTGCTGTGATGGCTCTGCAGGACAAAGAGGACAAGTTCAGAATCTCTAAACATAATCCCCAAAAGGTTAGGGAGTCAGCTTGTGGCTGGAGCACTGGCATTTTATTCTGCCTAACCACATATATGAAACTAACCTGAAGTCTGTACTGTTACACCGATTTCTCCATCTGCCACCACGGCAAGACCACACTGCCTGCCCAGCAGCTGCACGGCCTGTTCCTCATAGGGGGTGAGCTCCTTAATGTTGGGAATGCCCCCTCTGCATTCCTGCCTTTCGCGGGCATTGTGCATTAGCTTCTCCTGTAAAAAGAAATAGGTTATTAGGTTTCAGTCAGCAGCTGAGAACATTCTTCCAGATAGAATCAAACAACTGAATCAGGTTGTTAAAAGTCAAGGACATCTAAAGTTATATGTGAGGAATTAACATCAGGACATTAAAATACATATTGTGAGATCTCAAATTAGTATCATCACCTCTCCTTTACTGCAGTGGCagtatagatattttctaatcaacttgttcagaaatgttaattacacacctctggagcagaacagacatcGACCTGCGTCTCCTGGCTCACTGATAGGGACATTACTGCTCCAAAAGAGTCCTTTAAACACAACTGATTCCCTGACACCTTGAGAATCACCTCGTGCCACTTCCTCACTAACACCTGTCTACCCGTGCCCTGGTGACCATATCAGAGCTGGACTGAGTTAGTGAGAAGGCCAGGGATACAGGGGGTGAAATTGAGGGTATGGGGACAGTGGAAAATGGAGCTGCATCAAGCTGCAGGGACTCACGATCTGGCTTGTTCTCAGATGGGATGAACATGAATGTGAATGAATCATGTGCATGAAATGTTATTTTAAGCTGTCTGTTTGGTCactgagctggtgggtttgttctcagatgtttcgccaccatactaggtaacatcatcaacaagaatcgacgtttcgggcatgagcccttcttcaggaacactACCAATATGCCAAAAGTGCACAGTGGCACTGCAGGAGTGGTTATGCAGTTGTTaacttcttcagggctcatgcctgaaacgtcaattctcctgctccttggatgctgcctgaccctgctgcgcttttccagcaacacattttca contains these protein-coding regions:
- the LOC140453700 gene encoding uncharacterized protein, whose amino-acid sequence is METPGSFDQLTNCLKPVDLLNGMCSNGGSGIYSQTREHCSSKRQRRRAQNFTDNDLQTLLNEMQPRRDRLLGVHGRKPQKPISRAMWREVAVALNATSLTSRTADQCRKKFNDLTRAGKEKLMHNARERQECRGGIPNIKELTPYEEQAVQLLGRQCGLAVVADGEIGVTVQTSEPSQQWGLEDDDDDDDDDEEEEKLCFLINYDDEEVDDENKPDRESLQLDAAPFSTVPIPSISPPASLAFSLPQSSSDMVTRARVDGVSEEVARGDSQGVRESDEWGMGEDMPLPQRRPRRRMPLNSEPWESDFMGTRPKRRMYSEHHTYVQALRSVFEDVQHLTAVTLESTALICNSIKEAFTSLQASMEHVAASLESAARPHFRNAQEPVHAPTPSDVQNAALAVIGERIDSTLHVGFQTLGAGIQAAVSHGFQDLIAAIKPTIPLVNGNANKGPSAMPMFEGNLPGTAGSQDSHMWQTSDLSSHSIKSAEFRKQYQTAHTEAHKIQPVAAPCQEQAALGGGPPQSHEPFAAQELPIPSCDTQVAPRRNSRIGDRKARLTTLGKLCMKRK